From the genome of Miscanthus floridulus cultivar M001 chromosome 10, ASM1932011v1, whole genome shotgun sequence, one region includes:
- the LOC136488268 gene encoding ankyrin repeat-containing protein At5g02620-like, which translates to MEEGAAPTFMCSKLYVAAFEGRTEEVTRIFTGSGQAASPAARKGRPPPAAAPANASHPGRSCSTREVTAEHRTLLHIAAGQGHCGLITELARRDRDLLSSLTSSQDTPLHFAARAGHADAVAVIVRLIDSREDDDDSDDDVEEARRRLRLRGVHDVLGAKNRAGDTALHVAARHGGRGAAAAVEALMGVAPGLAAELNGAGVSPLYLAVVSGSVRAVAAIVAYGDDAAAAGPMSQNALHAAVLQSSEMVSLLLQWRPTLASDLDSNKSSPLHFAASSGDCSIIEDILKHAPPSTAYMQDSQGLSALHAAALMGHLPAVRLLLQYHPASSDIRDNHGRNFLHAAAMRGHHSIISYVIKNQMLEYLLNEQDQEGNTTLHLALQAGEYRVVSKLLSSGKMQVHIMNNDGHTPSDLIENSRGFYLMARLVVTLFVYGAQFKPQRQDHVNKWNGQDIMKWREATSKNLAIVSTLVATVAFSAAFNVPGSYGSDGKANLNGNHTYSAFLVLDTIAMTTSVMATILLVYGGASRSHRSWQGFIMSMHFLWLSLICMMLAFFEAISAVTSSDRKAMKSLLYQLIYAGVYVLISLLTKLAMPGSFVGVLQFVVGGFSKQQRCLKKRISQQYPFGVIYAFNMFMFIFVNTVAIAAMVVSSIFL; encoded by the exons ATGGAGGAGGGTGCCGCACCCACGTTCATGTGCTCCAAACTCTATGTCGCCGCGTTTGAGGGGCGGACGGAGGAGGTCACCAGGATCTTCACCGGAAGTGGACAAGCAGCATCGCCGGCGGCGCGGAAAGGTCGGCCACCCCCAGCAGCAGCGCCGGCGAATG CCAGTCATCCCGGACGAAGCTGCAGCACCCGCGAGGTGACGGCAGAGCACCGGACGCTCCTCCACATCGCCGCCGGGCAAGGCCACTGCGGCCTGATCACCGAACTCGCCCGTCGTGACCGGGACCTCCTCTCCTCGCTGACCTCCTCTCAGGACACGCCGCTCCACTTCGCGGCGAGGGCGGGGCACGCGGACGCCGTCGCCGTCATCGTCCGGCTCATCGACAGCAGGGAGGACGACGATGACAGCGACGACGATGTCGAGGAGgcccggcggcggctgcggctgcggggCGTGCACGACGTGCTCGGGGCGAAGAACCGGGCCGGAGACACGGCGCTGCACGTGGCCGCGAGGCACGGCGGccgcggcgccgcggcggcggtggaggcgctcATGGGCGTGGCGCCCGGCCTGGCGGCGGAGCTCAACGGCGCCGGCGTGTCGCCGCTCTACCTGGCCGTGGTCAGCGGGTCGGTCCGCGCCGTTGCCGCCATTGTCGCGTACGGGGACGACGCGGCTGCCGCCGGGCCCATGTCGCAGAACGCGCTGCACGCTGCTGTTCTCCAGAGTTCAG AAATGGTTTCTTTGCTACTGCAATGGCGACCAACACTTGCAAGCGACCTTGATAGCAACAAGAGCAGCCCATTACATTTTGCTGCATCCAGTGGTGACTGTTCTATAATCGAAGACATCTTAAAACATGCACCACCCAGCACCGCATACATGCAGGACAGCCAAGGCCTCTCGGCTCTTCATGCTGCTGCTTTGATGGGCCATTTACCTGCAGTCCGTTTGTTATTACAATACCACCCTGCGTCTTCAGACATTCGTGACAACCATGGCAGAAATTTTCTACACGCTGCAGCCATGAGAGGCCACCACTCCATTATATCTTATGTCATAAAAAACCAAATGCTGGAATATCTTTTGAATGAGCAAGACCAGGAAGGGAATACAACATTACATTTAGCTTTGCAGGCAGGGGAATACAGAGTGGTTTCTAAGCTTTTATCCAGTGGAAAAATGCAGGTTCACATCATGAACAATGACGGCCACACCCCATCTGATCTGATAGAAAACTCAAGGGGTTTCTACTTAATG GCAAGGCTAGTGGTAACGCTGTTTGTCTATGGAGCACAGTTCAAGCCACAAAGGCAAGACCATGTAAACAAATGGAACGGACAGGACATCATGAAATGGCGAGAAGCTACATCGAAAAACCTCGCAATTGTTTCCACCCTTGTGGCGACAGTCGCCTTCTCAGCAGCATTCAACGTGCCTGGTTCATATGGATCAGACGGAAAAGCAAATCTGAACGGGAATCACACTTACAGTGCGTTCCTAGTGCTGGACACCATTGCCATGACCACATCTGTAATGGCGACGATATTACTTGTTTATGGGGGTGCTTCACGGTCTCATCGTTCTTGGCAGGGCTTCATTATGTCCATGCACTTCCTTTGGCTGTCACTCATCTGCATGATGCTAGCCTTTTTTGAGGCCATATCAGCTGTGACAAGCAGTGATAGGAAAGCTATGAAGTCTCTTCTATATCAGCTGATCTACGCTGGGGTGTATGTCCTGATAAGTCTTCTCACAAAACTTGCAATGCCTGGATCGTTTGTAGGAGTTTTGCAGTTTGTGGTAGGTGGTTTCTCGAAACAACAAAGGTGTCTCAAGAAGCGCATCAGTCAGCAGTATCCCTTTGGCGTTATCTATGCCTTCAACATGTTTATGTTCATATTTGTAAATACTGTAGCAATTGCTGCAATGGTCGTCTCAAGTATTTTTCTTTGA